The sequence TAAACAATCAGGTAAAGTGCCTGTCCTTCACGCAGATGCATACCCATGCCGGTAAAGGTTTCTTTCAGCCATTTATTGTGCATGATACCGCCAAGGAAGGTAAAAATCTTCTCGGGAAACATGAGGATGGCCTGAGCAAAAATAATCGGCATAACGCCCGCATAATTCACCCGTAACGGCATGAACGACGTGCCACCCTGATAAATTTTACGCCCCACCGCCCGTTGCGCATACTGCACGGCAATCTTTCGCTGGGCTTGCGTCACCGCAATAACGCCAGCAACGACCCCGCACAACAGCAGGATCAACGCCACGCCATGGAAGATATTGAACTTCGCCGCCATTTCGGCCGGCGGGTGGAACATGTCAAAGAGCGCCTGTCCTGCCTGCGGCAACCGGGCCATGATACCAATGGTAATCACCAGCGAAACTCCGTTGCCAATGCCGCGCTCCGTGATCTGCTCGCCCAACCACATGAGCAACAATGTTCCCGTAGTCAAAATCATTGTGGTTTGCAACCGATACCACAACCCTGGGTCTTGAACCAATTTACCGGTGAAATTAGGAAATATGCTCGCCGCATTTTCCCAACCGATCGCCATCACCAAGCCTTGCCCTAAACACAGCATCACCGTCAAATAACGTCCATATTGGATGATCTTGGGGCGTCCGCCTTCTTCCCGTGCCAATTTGCTTAACTTGGGAACTACCGCCGTCAGCAATTGCAGAATAATGGTGGCACTGATATAAGGCATGATCCCTAGCGCACCGATGGCACAACGCTCCAGAGCGCCACCGGTGAACATGCTATACATACCCAACAAACCGCCGCCCCCCTGACGGCTCGCATTATCTTCAAAATATTGCGTCAATGCGGCCCCATCAATCCCGGGAATCGGAATCATGGAGATCAACCGGCAAATAGCCAGTACAGCCAGCGTAAACAAAATCCGGGATTTAAGCTCCGGAATTTTGAAGCAGTTGGTAAAAGTGCTTGCGATTTTGGCGAACATGCGTCAAATGGGTGCGCCGAATATCACTTCTTCGCCTCGGGCGTCGCCGCAACGGGTGGCTTGCGGCCCACCGTTTCGCATACGCCGCCTTTGGCTTCGATTTTGGCCTTGGCGGTCGCGCTGAAGGCGTGCGCCGCCACCGTTAATTTTTTCGTCAGATCGCCCCCACCAAGAATTTTGATGCCGGCACTCTTTCCATTCGCCAGACCGGCAGTGCGTAACACCGTTTCATCCACCCGTGAACCGTCGTCAAAGGCATTTAAATCGGCCAAATTTACCGGTGAGTAAACTGTGGCATGACGGGCATTATTAAAACCACGCTTGGGAACGCGCCGGATAAGCGGCATCTGACCGCCTTCAAAGGTGCTGCGAATTGAACTCCCGGAGCGGGCGGTCTGGCCTTTGCCGCCGCGACCGCTGGTTTTGCCGTGACCACTGGATTCACCTGAACCCAAACGCTTACGGCGATGCTTGGCTCCCGGACGAGGTGTGAGATTGTGTAAACGCATATTACTTTACAATGTTTGTCGGTGCGACCGGTACAACCGGTACGGTGGATATCGCCGGCGCGGCGACGGGTTGCTGCCCGCCAGTTGGCGGCAGGAGGGGCACCGCCTGCGGTTTCTTGATTTCCAGACCACGGCTACGATAAATATCTTCGCGCAAACGCAGTTGTTGCAGCGCGGCCAAGGTGGCTTTGACCACATTGGCGGCATTCTTGGACCCGAGTGATTTCGTCAGCACGTCATGCACTCCAGCCGACTCCAAAACCGAGCGCACCGTCTTGCCGGCGATGATGCCTGTGCCAGGCGAAGCCGGGCGGAGCAACACTTTGGCGCCACCATAAGCGGCGTACACTTCATGCGGAATGGTGGCATCCTTGAGTGATACCGACA comes from Verrucomicrobiota bacterium and encodes:
- the secY gene encoding preprotein translocase subunit SecY; translation: MFAKIASTFTNCFKIPELKSRILFTLAVLAICRLISMIPIPGIDGAALTQYFEDNASRQGGGGLLGMYSMFTGGALERCAIGALGIMPYISATIILQLLTAVVPKLSKLAREEGGRPKIIQYGRYLTVMLCLGQGLVMAIGWENAASIFPNFTGKLVQDPGLWYRLQTTMILTTGTLLLMWLGEQITERGIGNGVSLVITIGIMARLPQAGQALFDMFHPPAEMAAKFNIFHGVALILLLCGVVAGVIAVTQAQRKIAVQYAQRAVGRKIYQGGTSFMPLRVNYAGVMPIIFAQAILMFPEKIFTFLGGIMHNKWLKETFTGMGMHLREGQALYLIVYALMILFFSYFWVATQFNEIQIADDLKKYNGYIPGVRPGQATSDFLHHAMSRITLAGAVFLTIIAIIPIMLYNAISVPYAVATFFGGTSMLIMVGVMLDTMRQMETHLLMRHYDGFLKKGRLKGRF
- the rpsE gene encoding 30S ribosomal protein S5; translation: MRGGGRGDRDRGPRRRRPGDGDGSDGKGDELAEKVVFINRSAKVVKGGRRFSFSALVVAGDRKGRVGIGLGKAGEVADAIRKGGEVAKARMVSVSLKDATIPHEVYAAYGGAKVLLRPASPGTGIIAGKTVRSVLESAGVHDVLTKSLGSKNAANVVKATLAALQQLRLREDIYRSRGLEIKKPQAVPLLPPTGGQQPVAAPAISTVPVVPVAPTNIVK
- the rplO gene encoding 50S ribosomal protein L15 translates to MRLHNLTPRPGAKHRRKRLGSGESSGHGKTSGRGGKGQTARSGSSIRSTFEGGQMPLIRRVPKRGFNNARHATVYSPVNLADLNAFDDGSRVDETVLRTAGLANGKSAGIKILGGGDLTKKLTVAAHAFSATAKAKIEAKGGVCETVGRKPPVAATPEAKK